The genomic DNA TGCAACAGAGATGAGCAGTGGTGGTTTACCTTTCGGAGAGGTGTTGTGTTCTGTCTTTTAAGGTCGGCTGCAGACAGAAACCCTCGCTGCAGCTCCTCACTGTAAACATGAGTCAGCCTGTAATGAATGTGATGGCTGGAGAGTCAGAGCAGGCTAAGTGCATTGACGTCCCGTGTGTGTTCTCGATGTCCATCAGCCTTCTGTTGATCCTCACAACCATTTACAGTCATCTCTCTTTGGGACAAAGCTTGAACAAATGTCTTCCCGCTTTGTCGCAAACCAAAAGACTGAAGATCAATGCTTAACCTTAACTGTGCATATGTGCATGTACACTACTGTGAGTACATTTAAACTTCTGAGGCTTTGACAGCACCAATTCACACCATTGAAAACACACGATCATGAAAGGACGCAGGAAGTCCATTAAAGGCTCAGTTTATCAAAATGAtggtaaatgtatttttattcctGCTGGTTCCAATGTTCAAAGCATTTAAACAATCATTTAACAGTCAATTAAGCAATCATTTACATGTAAAAAGAGTAACATGTTTTTGCAAAAGCAGCATccctttacattacattacattttatttagctgacgcttctatccaaagcaacttacaataagtgcattcaaccatgagtacaaactcagatcaacaagaatcaagaaagtataATTCcatcaagaaagccaaacttaATACATAACCCTGCTAACTAGCTTATCATAGTGAGATGTATAGAATATATCTCAAATTTTGAGAAAATAGAAACTATCTGTGCGGCTAGaagttattcattatttataaatgtgtaatttgGGTGGACTGGCCCTTTAAAAAGATAACAGTGAAAAAACACTCATTCATtgttatttgatttgattatctCTTAATATCTCTGTGATATAAGCTGACCAAActgtttcatcatttaaatatgactcaTGTCTATCTTGGTGAAGTCAGCTGAATTGAGGCGTCTTCGTTATTCTTTCTTTACGCCAGTCAAGTTGACCTCCTGACAGGCGGCAACAACTATTACGCAGGGCTGGGATGACGCCCACAGATGAGACATGAAGCGTGGATTGAAAGGGGACACAAAGATATGTTCATTATCATTTGTCTATCGCTTATCCTCAAAGCATCCCATCCATTACGTCAGGGTGATGGATGTAAATTAGAGACAGCCCACCTCTCCGCAACGACCTCTGGTCAACTGCAGCTGGAATGCTGGGAAGCAGAGGGGATGAGACTACCAGAGAAAATGCCCCCGCTGACTACTTAACACATGTTACAGCTGGTTAAATTGGATATGCACTCCCAAATCCACGAAAGACCACATTAACCAAGCGTATCGATGTATTTCGCGATGGAGAGCCAGAACTTTACGCACGGACCCGTTTCCACAAATGAGACTCAGATAAACGCTTTACCGATTTTTATGTTTGCCGGAGGAGCAATTGGGAATTTAATTGCAATAATCGTCCTTTCGGTATCAAGACAGGAGAGGAAATCTTCAGCTTTCTACACGCTGGTGTGCGGTCTGGCGGTGACTGACTTGCTGGGCACGTGTCTGGCCAGTCCGCTCACCATAGCCAACTTCCTGGACCCTAATGTGCTGAAGGACCAACGTCTCTGCGAGTTTCACTcctttttgttgctgtttttcgGTTTAACAGGACTGAGCATCATCTGCGCCATGGCAGCAGAGCGGTACCTGGCTATATGCTGCCCGTACACCTACGAGCGGTGGCGGGTGAACCGACGCTTTGCGCAAAAGTTCCTTTTCTTCATTTACATCAGTCACATCTTCTTCTGCTGCCTCCCGGCGATGGGCATGTCCAGGAGCGAGGTGCAGCGGTCTGGCACGTGGTGCTTCATCAACTGGGGGAAACACGAGCCCGTACCCGCCTCTTACTCCGTCATGTACGGCGTCGTGAGCCTGCTGCTCATCCTGGGCACCATCGTGCTGAACCTGGCGGTGTGCGGAGCGCTGCTGCTGATGCGGCAGAGGACCGCGCAGCGGCCCGTCACCAGGGCCAGCGTCCGGCAGAGGTGGAGGGCTCTATCCTCGGCTGCAGAGACGCAGATGATCGCGGTGCTGGTGACGACCTCCGTGGTGGTTCTGGCCTGTTCAGCTCCGTTGGTGGTGAGTCAGGACCGGATTGTTCTTCAGATTACTGATGTTGCATCCCCTTTGCCTATTAAGTATGGAACAGATAAGCTTTACATTTTCTTCCCAGAAACTAAACAAAAGGGGAATGCACACAGTTTAGCTATTATATCTTGAGTTTTTTCCATTATGctaaattaattattgataGAAGTATTCAAATGCTTTGCTGAGGATTAGTAGCAAGTTCCTcctaaaaatattaaaataagagTAAAACTTATGCATGCAGAAGTTGTGGAATAAAAAAGTGTGACTGTTGGATTATTGTTACACGCAGGCAGAATATCAATGTTTTGCTAGACCTGGGTAGTTTAATCTAATACATCATTTCATGTAAAATGACAATATGTTTCGTAAGCCACATCGTAATGTATAGAGTAACTAAAGTGACCGCATTGGTCAGATAAATGAAGAGGAATAGTATAAAACAAGCATTACATGTAAAAACTCAAGTACGGTAAAAGTAACAATGTTGCCCTTTCAGACCTCCAAAAAGTCGAAAGTCATCAAAATGAAACAATTTGAGAAGAGAAAATTGAAATATTTTAACACACAATTTGTAGAGATTGTCAGGATatggagtttttgtgtcttgtttccttttttattttgaagtccccatctcttgtgtcctctgtttctctacacttcctgtccctgtgattgtctgccctgtccctgattgtttcctcctgtgtccaatcacctgcaccttccctgtgtatttaaaccatGTTGGTCTCATTCCCCAGGGTTGGGTCGTCCTGCTTAGTTCCCTGGTGATCGCGTGTTGTAGACCTGTTGTTGTGTGTGATTCCTCAATttaagtgaagaataaagtttcttttgcAACGTTgttggcgtttgggtcctgtctctcgGTGGCCACACATGACAGAGATAGTAAACTGCTGACAAAGGgtcacattttgaaatgtattagTCTTAAGCAAAAGCCAAACAGTTTGGGAACCAGTTAAAATAGTTCTTGCTCACTTTTCAGAATACATTTAGGAATGATAACCTTGATTTGAGTTGGGAAACCAGACAAGTAATGAAAAAGAGCACATATTCCAGTATTTTAAAACTCgtaataacatgtttttctccCTTAAGGTCCGTTTGTTTGCCAACCTCATGATGAATAAATACCCTGACGCTGACCTGGCTGCCATCCGGATAGCCTCTGTGAACCCCATCCTCGACCCCTGGATCTACATCCTCCTCAGGAGGTCCTTGTTTCGGCGGTTACTCCGTTTATCCAGGCGAGGGAGGAGCACTCGCAGGAGTTCATCTCCTGCAACACAAAGGAACCTGTTTCATCCCGAACTCATGAGGGAAAGCCACGTGTTCACCCAGCTGATGTGCAATGCAAACATCATGACTCAGCTGCCTGCCACTGTCGAATTCACTCCGCACAACGCAGAGAGCCTCTGCCAGTCTTAAACAGAGGGAAGACGTGGTTGACATCTATGAATGTTTGGCTCTCGCTGGCTGCGAGCAGCTCGATGTAGGGACTTTGTCTCCGAGCTGTTGTCAGTGGGACGGAAAGACTGTGATGTCTCTGTGGACCCACAGCTGGACAGGACCCTCAGGGTTActgaaatattatttattaaataaaagtaaactgCTGATCTGCATCTATAGACATCTCCTGAAGTGACACAGGACACAATGAACTATAGGACTTGGACAAAGTGCAACAATAAGACATGGTCGAGCCTTTATTTTGTGCCTTTCACTGTCTTCCAGCTTCGCCTCATACAATCGGGGCTCTGACTTCAACCTTTTGATCTCTCATcagctcctccctccacctgaTTAGCAACACAGATCATGTTAATGTATCAGTATGATGCTACAGGAAAGGTGTACAGCTCATTTCATCTGGAGGTTCCATTGACCAGAGACTCTTGAGTTACGGCCATTGACACGTTAAACTAGCAAGAGGTTAGTTTTGCATCAGGAGAGACTGATAAGCTTGATGAAGCAGACTGAATTACACTAATTCATGTGTAGCCTATAAAGATCCTATTGAGCCTTGCTGtcttttgtctctgtgtttgtcttgaCTGGATCTCATGTTGTTATCATCTCAGATGGTGTTGACCATCTTTGAATCCCCTTCTTACAGTTCACATTGATAACGGATGGAAACTCAGTGGTCCTGACAATGGCAAAGAAAATATTCAACTACCTTTTTCCAGCAGCACATTTAAGCTTTCAGTTTTTCAGATCAGATTCTGTTTCTGTTGTAAGCAGTCAGTCACACAAGCCCAATTGGCCATCGACTATTCCTTTTGGTCTCCTAAACTTCGACCATATTGGGGCTGAACTTACCTGCATGTCGTACACTGAAGAGTTTGGTTAAAGGAGTTTCACCAATGAAGGGAGGCCACATAGTGGTAACTGTAACATCACAACTGGGATGATGACGTTCTCTCCAGGATGTTGTTCAAAAGGTAATGCAATTGATGCTGCATTAAATGATGtacggccaccagggggcaggaaaacaaaaaacactacTGGTTTTATACAACAATGTCATATTTTACTTTCAGCTGTGGTTAAAAGCCTTCTGCAGCTTCTGGTGAAAATATCTAGGCTTGAGCTTCCAAGACTCTAGTATGTACACAAACCCCTTTTAATTAAGTAAGTTACACTTTCCAGGTGAAGACAGTTGCCTCCACATATTCATCCTACATGTCCTGACTAGTTAAGTGATATCTGTTTTAACTCCAGATAAACCACGTTAAAGGCAGAGGGCAGCAATACGTTTCTTGTTCGTTAAATCTGAAACCTTAAACGGTTCCACATTAAACACCTGCTTTCATAAATTACACACAAATATGACACTGCAATATGTAAAATGATCATTTAAGTGTGGCTGAATTCAAAGTTTTCCAgcattcaaaatgtaaataaaaagaatgaaacataaatgtgtacattaatAAAGATATTCACTCTTTATCAGTATTCCATAATGcatttattccccccccccctccccaacatttaaaaataccaTTTACTAAAATAAGCAGACAAGACTGTGCATAGCTGCACTTCTGTACAACATGTTTGTAACTTGACACCATAAATAAAAATCTATGAACATCAGTTAAGTAAAAAGTCTGCCTCGAGATCAACTGCAGACACAGAAATAATAATTGTACAAGTTTTACAAATTAAGCTCCCCTTTCTCCATTCATTGACATTTACATTCCAGTTAAACGCTTTACAAGAGAGAGCACACATCCAAATGAACAGTGTTCTCCCAGTGAGCTCACTCTACAGAAACAAACAGTGTGTCTCAATCAGAAGGAAATGCATAAACTACGTGTCCTACATGTTGTAGTTTATGAATTTTAACATCTGACCCACCTGCAATAGTCTCCCACCCTGTGGTGCATCAACACCAAAAAATTATACTTTTTGCACACTGCTTTTGGCAACATGAAGAAAAGACATGAAGAAATCCAAAAGGGCCTAAAAACAAATCAACCACAAAAGGTTTAAATGTGACTGGAACGCTTTTCATTTTCTGCAGGTCGTATATTACATTCTTGAATGAAAGGATTGTCTATTTGGATATTGTTCATCGATGTCACACTGCCTACAATGTAATCACATTTCTCAGCTGTTGATAGCATTTAAGTATTTTCCTCCGCAATTCCCGTAAAACGTAGATTTAATCACACAATAAGTCCTCAACCTGATTTATTGAATCCGATAGGCAGATGAAGTCTCCATTTCATTTAAGCCATAAAAGGCTATTTGTACTGAAATTTGTCACCGACAAGCTAATTTAGATTGTTTCTAAAAGTATATATGACGATTAAAAGGGAGGAGATTTCCCCCTttgacatttacaaaaatagTTTGCAAACAATCAGCTTTCTAAGTTATCAATGTTCCACCTGTTGAAGACACAATTTCGAGAACAAAGCTGTTTGTACATGATTTAGCATTGAAGAAACGATTGCttattgtttaatattataTCAGGACAAGTACTCAAAATAGCTTTTTCAGACATCTGATTCGTCACATAACAGTAGTAAAAAGTAGGATTTTacagtgaaataaacatttaaatgtgaatgaTATCCACTTTTCATTAGGCTGTTTCGGTCTCTTTTTGATAATCGGGTGCTTTAGGTGTGAAACGCTCCACTTTGTTCTGCAGTGAATCGTTCTGCTGCTTTGGAGCTGAAACACAAGCTTGAAGGGAGTTGATGAGCATTTACCATACAGGATATGTGCGGCTGTAAAGCCAAACAGAGGGCCCTCTACTTTCATATCACATAATAAATGATGCCtctatgaatttttttttattatccgtGCTTACACCAGAggattttacttttaatatttatgAGGCTGCCGTTTGTGGTGGGAGTTCTAATAATTCTGCTTTTGTGTTTCCATTTTATCGAAAATGTAAACACCTCAAAGTGTGCAACACAAAAACTACAACAGCAGTGTTATAAACATTGACAATTGAATAAGGTAATCTTTATTCCAGGGCTGTTGAAGTGAACTATATGCCAACATGCAGGTGTTTCTGGTCAAACAGTCCAAAACAGCCAACTTGATCTTTGTATCAAAAACAGTGGTGATTTCATTCCCTGCTGGAGAGAACCAGAGCAGCTACGTAAGACTACAAACAATGTCAGCTACAAACTATCTCAGCACTTACttagatttatatataacttaaaaaaatattattattactgatacTAGTTTGTCTCTGGGAAGGCCAGAGCGCACCAACCCCACAGAGCTCGTTTACCTCCAGACTAAATAATGTGacagtgtttttaatttgtcagAGAAGACAAAACCAGTGCACCATAAAAAGAGAGGGTGTATTAATAACCACACTATCCCCTTACCCACATCTACATGGGACTACAGCTGAAAAACCAAGCTCACAGGCTACAACTGGCACTTttacaaaaattaaattaaCGAGCATTGTCcttacaaaataaatgagcaGAAATTCTACATTGATTTCCAATGCTGAGACAGCTGAatcaccaaaacaaaaaaaataaccgTATATTGCTGCAGTGAGATTCAGATCAGAGATCCTACAGTAAGAAGAGCAAGCGACTGTTTCCTACATTAAATAGTTCTTCAAGCAGGAAAAAGGCATTTCAACAAATGATTATTAGTTAAACATTTTGCAGACAGTAATCAATAGTGATaatcaacctttttttaattacagttGAATCTTTAATTGCAAAACCAAACCTGTGATTTCATGCATGTCTCCTTTTGAATCTGTCCAGTTACAAAAATGTCTTAAAGTAAAACACCATGACGTTCAAATCACTTGACAGAACGCCACAATCTGCAgaacacattttgttgtttcATGATGT from Cyclopterus lumpus isolate fCycLum1 chromosome 4, fCycLum1.pri, whole genome shotgun sequence includes the following:
- the LOC117729384 gene encoding prostaglandin E2 receptor EP4 subtype-like translates to MESQNFTHGPVSTNETQINALPIFMFAGGAIGNLIAIIVLSVSRQERKSSAFYTLVCGLAVTDLLGTCLASPLTIANFLDPNVLKDQRLCEFHSFLLLFFGLTGLSIICAMAAERYLAICCPYTYERWRVNRRFAQKFLFFIYISHIFFCCLPAMGMSRSEVQRSGTWCFINWGKHEPVPASYSVMYGVVSLLLILGTIVLNLAVCGALLLMRQRTAQRPVTRASVRQRWRALSSAAETQMIAVLVTTSVVVLACSAPLVVRLFANLMMNKYPDADLAAIRIASVNPILDPWIYILLRRSLFRRLLRLSRRGRSTRRSSSPATQRNLFHPELMRESHVFTQLMCNANIMTQLPATVEFTPHNAESLCQS